From Thermomonas sp. XSG, one genomic window encodes:
- the mtnA gene encoding S-methyl-5-thioribose-1-phosphate isomerase has protein sequence MNDSAIDYDRYDHVRPIRWTGETLELLDQRVLPFTVVHEICRTSDEVAEAIRALTVRGAPAIGIAAAWGVVLAGRGLEAGDPAEASRLLEPAIQRLNAARPTAVNLAWALARMAGALAALDPGDDWRAALENEALAIETEDLAANRAMGRAGAALIAPGSGVLTHCNTGSLATAGFGTALGVIRAGVADGRIARVFATETRPWNQGARLTVWELAQDGIDATLIADAAASHLMKTGQVQWVVVGADRICANGDTANKIGTYQLAIAAKHHGLKFMVVAPSSTVDMGTASGDLIEIEERDPAELLSFRGKRVVADGVHAWNPVFDVAPHELIDAIVTEKGVVERPDAARMRTMFGS, from the coding sequence ATGAACGATTCCGCCATCGATTACGACCGTTACGACCACGTCCGTCCGATCCGTTGGACCGGGGAAACACTGGAGCTGCTGGACCAGCGGGTGCTGCCGTTCACCGTGGTCCACGAGATATGCCGCACCAGCGATGAGGTGGCCGAAGCGATCCGCGCGCTGACCGTGCGTGGCGCGCCCGCCATCGGCATCGCCGCGGCCTGGGGCGTGGTGCTGGCCGGCCGCGGGCTGGAGGCCGGTGATCCGGCCGAAGCCTCGCGCCTGCTTGAGCCCGCCATCCAACGGCTCAACGCTGCCCGTCCCACCGCCGTCAATCTGGCCTGGGCGCTGGCGCGCATGGCCGGCGCGCTGGCCGCGCTGGATCCGGGCGATGATTGGCGCGCGGCGCTGGAGAACGAAGCGCTGGCCATCGAAACCGAAGACCTGGCCGCCAACCGTGCGATGGGGCGCGCCGGCGCCGCGCTGATCGCGCCCGGCAGCGGCGTGCTGACACACTGCAATACCGGCTCGCTGGCGACGGCGGGTTTCGGCACCGCCCTCGGCGTGATCCGCGCCGGCGTGGCCGACGGCCGCATCGCGCGCGTCTTCGCCACCGAGACCCGGCCGTGGAACCAGGGCGCACGGCTGACCGTGTGGGAGCTGGCGCAGGACGGCATCGATGCCACCCTGATCGCCGATGCGGCCGCCTCGCACCTGATGAAGACCGGGCAGGTGCAATGGGTGGTGGTCGGTGCGGACCGCATCTGCGCGAACGGCGATACCGCCAACAAGATCGGGACCTACCAGCTGGCCATCGCGGCGAAGCACCACGGGCTGAAGTTCATGGTGGTGGCGCCGTCTTCCACGGTCGACATGGGAACCGCCTCCGGCGATCTGATCGAGATCGAGGAGCGCGACCCGGCGGAACTGCTGTCGTTCCGCGGCAAGCGCGTGGTGGCGGACGGCGTGCACGCGTGGAACCCCGTGTTCGACGTTGCCCCGCACGAACTGATCGACGCCATCGTCACCGAGAAGGGCGTGGTGGAGCGTCCTGACGCGGCACGCATGCGGACGATGTTCGGCAGCTGA
- the gyrA gene encoding DNA gyrase subunit A, translating to MAESAKEIIPVKLEDEMRRSYLDYAMSVIVGRALPDVRDGLKPVHRRVLFAMNELGAHSNKPYYKSARIVGDVIGKYHPHGDQSVYDTLVRMAQPFSLRYLLVDGQGNFGSVDGDSAAAMRYTEARMSRLSHELMADIDKDTVDFQPNYDEKELEPTVMPTRFPNLLVNGSAGIAVGMATNIPPHNLGEVVDALMALIDDPQIDIDGLMEYIPGPDFPTAGILNGVGGIHVAYRTGKGRVRMRARADIEVADNGRESIIVTEIPYQVNKARLIEKIAELVKEKKLEGISELRDESDKDGMRIYIEVKRGESADVVLNNLYSQTQMESVFGINMVALVDGRPRLLNLKQILEAFVRHRREVVTRRTIFELRKARARAHILEGLTVALANIDEMIELIKTSENPGVARERMLARRWQPGLVGALLAATGAEASRPEDLPAGVGLLADGYQLTETQAQQILEMRLHRLTGLEQEKLTDEYRQLLEEIAGLILILENPDVLLEKIREELRALKAEFNDPRRSEIRASEEDLDILDLIAPEDVVVTLSHAGYAKRQPATTYRAQKRGGKGRNAAATKDEDFIDQLWLVNTHDTLLTFTSHGRVFWLPVYQLPEAGPNARGRPIINWIPLEEGEKVQAVQPVREYEDGKYVFFATRNGTVKKTPLTEYAFRLARGKIAINLAEGDALVNAELSDGTRDIMLFASNGKAVRFGGDSVRPMGRTATGVRGMKLAEGEEVRSLIVVDGDGDVLTASERGFGKRTPIEEFPKKGRGTQGVIALKTNERNGALVGAIQLTERHDVLLISDGGTLVRTRAAEIAQVGRNTQGVTLMRLAADEKLQAIERLDATLDAEAEGAEDAVD from the coding sequence ATGGCCGAATCCGCCAAGGAAATCATCCCCGTCAAGCTGGAAGACGAGATGCGTCGCAGCTACCTCGATTACGCCATGAGCGTGATCGTGGGGCGCGCGCTCCCGGACGTCCGCGACGGCCTGAAGCCGGTGCATCGCCGCGTGCTGTTCGCGATGAACGAGCTGGGTGCGCACAGCAACAAGCCGTACTACAAGTCGGCGCGCATCGTCGGTGACGTGATCGGTAAGTACCACCCGCACGGCGACCAGTCGGTGTACGACACGCTGGTGCGCATGGCGCAGCCGTTCTCGCTGCGCTACCTGCTGGTGGACGGGCAGGGCAACTTCGGTTCGGTGGACGGCGACAGCGCCGCGGCGATGCGTTACACCGAGGCGCGCATGTCGCGGCTCAGCCACGAGCTGATGGCCGACATCGACAAGGACACCGTCGATTTCCAGCCCAACTACGACGAGAAGGAACTGGAACCCACGGTCATGCCGACCCGGTTCCCGAACCTGCTGGTCAACGGCTCGGCCGGTATCGCCGTGGGCATGGCCACCAACATCCCGCCGCACAATCTGGGCGAGGTGGTGGACGCGCTGATGGCGCTGATCGACGACCCGCAGATCGACATCGACGGGCTGATGGAATACATCCCCGGCCCGGATTTCCCCACCGCCGGCATCCTCAACGGCGTCGGCGGCATCCACGTCGCCTACCGCACCGGCAAGGGTCGGGTGCGCATGCGCGCCCGTGCCGACATCGAAGTGGCCGACAACGGCCGCGAGTCGATCATCGTCACCGAGATCCCGTACCAGGTGAACAAGGCGCGGCTGATCGAGAAGATCGCCGAGCTGGTCAAGGAGAAGAAGCTCGAGGGCATCAGCGAACTGCGCGACGAGTCCGACAAGGACGGCATGCGCATCTACATCGAGGTCAAGCGCGGCGAATCCGCCGACGTGGTGCTGAACAACCTGTACTCGCAGACCCAGATGGAGTCGGTGTTCGGCATCAACATGGTGGCGCTGGTCGATGGCCGGCCGCGGCTGCTGAACCTCAAGCAGATCCTCGAAGCCTTTGTCCGCCACCGCCGTGAAGTGGTGACGCGCCGGACCATCTTCGAACTGCGCAAGGCGCGCGCACGCGCGCACATCCTCGAAGGCCTGACCGTTGCGCTGGCCAACATCGACGAGATGATCGAGCTGATCAAGACCTCGGAGAACCCGGGCGTCGCCCGCGAGCGCATGCTGGCGCGGCGCTGGCAGCCGGGGCTGGTCGGCGCGCTGCTGGCCGCCACTGGCGCCGAGGCCAGCCGGCCGGAAGACCTGCCTGCCGGCGTCGGCCTGCTGGCGGATGGCTACCAGCTGACCGAGACGCAGGCCCAGCAGATCCTCGAAATGCGCCTGCACCGACTGACCGGGCTGGAGCAGGAGAAGCTGACCGACGAATACCGCCAGCTGCTGGAGGAAATCGCCGGGCTGATCCTCATCCTGGAAAACCCGGACGTGCTGCTGGAAAAGATCCGCGAGGAGCTGCGCGCGCTCAAAGCCGAGTTCAACGACCCGCGCCGCAGCGAGATCCGCGCCTCCGAGGAAGACCTCGACATCCTCGACCTGATCGCGCCGGAAGACGTGGTTGTCACGCTCTCCCATGCCGGCTACGCCAAGCGCCAGCCTGCCACCACCTACCGCGCGCAGAAGCGCGGCGGCAAGGGCCGCAACGCGGCGGCGACCAAGGACGAGGATTTCATCGACCAGCTGTGGCTGGTCAATACCCACGACACCCTGCTCACCTTCACCAGCCACGGCCGCGTGTTCTGGCTGCCGGTGTACCAGCTGCCGGAGGCCGGGCCGAACGCGCGTGGCCGCCCGATCATCAACTGGATCCCGCTGGAAGAAGGCGAGAAGGTGCAGGCGGTGCAGCCGGTGCGCGAGTACGAGGACGGCAAGTACGTGTTCTTCGCCACCCGCAACGGCACGGTGAAGAAGACGCCACTGACCGAATACGCGTTCCGGCTGGCGCGCGGCAAGATCGCCATCAACCTGGCCGAAGGCGATGCCCTGGTGAACGCGGAGCTGTCCGACGGTACCCGCGACATCATGCTGTTCGCCAGCAACGGCAAGGCGGTGCGTTTCGGTGGCGACAGCGTGCGCCCGATGGGCCGGACCGCCACCGGCGTGCGCGGCATGAAGCTGGCCGAGGGCGAGGAGGTGCGCAGCCTGATCGTGGTGGATGGCGACGGCGACGTGCTCACCGCCAGCGAGCGCGGCTTCGGCAAGCGCACCCCGATCGAGGAATTCCCGAAGAAGGGCCGTGGCACGCAGGGCGTGATCGCGCTCAAGACCAACGAGCGCAACGGCGCGCTGGTTGGCGCGATCCAGCTCACCGAGCGCCACGACGTGCTGCTGATTTCCGATGGCGGCACCCTTGTGCGCACGCGCGCCGCGGAGATCGCGCAGGTCGGTCGCAACACGCAGGGCGTGACCCTGATGCGGCTGGCGGCAGACGAGAAGCTGCAGGCGATCGAGCGGCTCGATGCGACCCTGGACGCGGAAGCCGAGGGCGCGGAAGACGCCGTCGACTGA
- a CDS encoding DUF3011 domain-containing protein produces the protein MRSQLVIAIALFAGSAAAPAAAQYYGGDGYRDQVIRCESNDGRTRECPTGGGRVLLERQISKAPCIEGRSWGYGRGSVWVSQGCRADFRLSGQGGGYDRDDGYGYGQGYGNIVRCDSNDGRYNRCAFPGRGRAELVRQVSRSACIEGRSWGSDRGSVWVSQGCRGEFAVRRGGGWDRPDYGYGGRVFRCESNDGRYVECAANTRAGVQLIRQLSRASCIEGRSWGYGRSGIWVSQGCRAEFRSF, from the coding sequence ATGCGTAGCCAGCTTGTCATTGCCATCGCCCTGTTCGCCGGCTCCGCCGCGGCGCCTGCCGCCGCCCAGTACTACGGCGGCGACGGCTATCGCGACCAGGTCATCCGCTGCGAATCCAATGATGGCCGCACCCGCGAGTGTCCCACCGGCGGCGGGCGCGTGCTGCTGGAGCGGCAGATATCGAAGGCGCCGTGCATCGAGGGTCGCAGCTGGGGTTACGGGCGCGGCAGCGTCTGGGTGTCGCAGGGTTGTCGCGCTGATTTCCGCCTGTCCGGCCAGGGTGGTGGTTATGACCGCGACGATGGATATGGCTACGGACAGGGCTACGGCAACATCGTGCGCTGCGATTCCAACGACGGCCGCTACAACCGCTGCGCGTTCCCTGGTCGCGGTCGCGCCGAGCTGGTCCGCCAGGTGTCGCGCTCGGCCTGCATCGAGGGGCGCAGCTGGGGCTCGGACCGCGGCAGCGTGTGGGTGTCGCAGGGTTGCCGCGGCGAGTTCGCGGTGCGCCGCGGCGGCGGCTGGGACCGCCCGGATTACGGTTACGGCGGGCGCGTGTTCCGCTGCGAATCCAACGACGGGCGCTATGTCGAATGCGCGGCCAACACCCGCGCCGGCGTGCAGCTCATCCGCCAGCTGTCCCGCGCGTCCTGCATCGAAGGCCGCAGCTGGGGCTATGGCCGCAGCGGGATCTGGGTGTCGCAGGGCTGCCGCGCCGAATTCCGCAGCTTCTGA
- a CDS encoding HDOD domain-containing protein, which yields MDALVWMAVAGAVAVLAGIGAWWYQRADAADARTAIDPADVQDTDEDWAPAEVDETADPGIPRGRALVRELYALAVDARGAASAPPADAAAAHAAIAAACANLLSRTQFQARHMPRRPYLLPKLMRAINDPDVSLEHIARIVSEDPALSVNLLRIANSPFYRIQEKPVESLMRAATLLGLDGLRPVIAAALVQPVMQTGDGPFGRLPGVIWEHTQLAADVASGMIRGGRGEEDAFAAQMVGLLHGLGAIMVAQVLRDNYALHPHLSPDPRTVARVLDEQSAPMAHRIAVSWELSERIGTALEAQRLDAMPADPLGRALRAGRLAAALAMLARQGKFSRDEGLAMLEAWAQHRRVYADFAGMWSRLLV from the coding sequence ATGGATGCTCTTGTATGGATGGCGGTAGCGGGCGCGGTGGCCGTGTTGGCCGGGATCGGCGCTTGGTGGTACCAGCGCGCCGACGCGGCTGACGCGCGCACGGCAATCGACCCGGCGGATGTGCAGGACACCGACGAGGACTGGGCGCCGGCCGAGGTGGATGAAACCGCTGATCCCGGTATTCCGCGCGGGCGTGCGCTGGTGCGTGAGCTGTACGCGCTGGCGGTGGATGCCAGGGGCGCGGCGTCCGCACCGCCGGCCGATGCCGCCGCCGCGCATGCGGCGATTGCCGCGGCCTGCGCCAACCTGCTGTCGCGGACGCAGTTCCAGGCCCGGCACATGCCGCGCCGGCCCTACCTGCTGCCCAAACTGATGCGGGCGATCAACGATCCCGACGTGTCGCTGGAGCACATCGCGCGCATCGTCAGCGAAGACCCGGCGCTGTCGGTCAACCTGCTGCGCATCGCCAACAGCCCGTTCTACCGGATCCAGGAGAAGCCGGTGGAAAGCCTGATGCGGGCCGCGACCCTGCTTGGGCTCGACGGGCTGCGTCCGGTCATCGCCGCGGCGCTGGTGCAGCCGGTCATGCAGACCGGTGATGGCCCGTTCGGCCGGTTGCCGGGGGTGATCTGGGAACACACCCAGCTGGCCGCGGATGTCGCTTCCGGGATGATCCGCGGCGGCCGCGGGGAAGAGGACGCGTTCGCCGCGCAGATGGTCGGGCTGCTGCACGGGCTGGGGGCGATCATGGTGGCGCAGGTACTGCGCGACAACTATGCGCTGCACCCGCACCTGTCGCCGGATCCGCGCACGGTAGCCCGCGTCCTCGACGAACAGTCGGCGCCGATGGCGCACCGCATCGCAGTGTCGTGGGAGCTCTCCGAGCGGATCGGCACCGCGCTCGAGGCGCAGCGCCTGGATGCGATGCCGGCAGACCCGCTGGGGCGCGCACTGCGTGCGGGCCGGCTTGCCGCGGCGCTGGCGATGCTGGCCCGGCAGGGGAAATTCAGTCGCGACGAAGGCCTGGCGATGCTGGAGGCATGGGCGCAACACCGTCGGGTCTACGCGGATTTCGCCGGCATGTGGTCGCGCCTGCTGGTCTGA
- a CDS encoding alpha-2-macroglobulin, with amino-acid sequence MTRARTFAPGRLLGLLLLALLATGIAGCKRDPGGQLPPPSGEAIKAERAKITGFAVARAWPDQRPDGLAVAVEFSRPLVGTQDFDKLLVIDAKGDGQSGWALSDDGRTLRFPYVEANKHYTLRISAALTAADGSKLGKDLELKVFTGELEPAVGFASQGSVIPAKESRGLPVVSVNVDEVDVEFLRVRDDALPKFFADYQRGGRRGSWELDPSWYDPDDADSRAPIGKMAEPVYVNRFVLGGERNERVLTYLPLQDIAELQKPGLYFAVMKKTGSFRGEFEVAFFSVSDIGLHARAYKDKLFVHTASLASGDSLANIELRVLDARGQPVFKGSTDGNGNALLDYRLDAGHVLTALRGKDMSMLPFNQPALDLSEFAVAGREQAWFDVFAWSGRDLYRPGETVRVSALLRDFDGRPVQAKGGKSQSLFVRLKQPDGRTFVESKIEPGAQGYFRFEKAIPAEAPTGRWQVEFRTDPASKEAVQGMSLRIEEFLPERMKLDLGSAAPILRHGRPLALHAKGAYLYGAPAAGNRFTAKLTVRVDQHPLENLKGWFFGDPTVALPKDAVDAIDAELDAKGELRRDIPLPEEVKGTTPVQAIVSGSLFESGGRSVNRSLVRTLWPADALVGVRPLFDDGDGANANASAGFELMRYGSDGRPRPAAGLKVSLVRELRDYHWSHDEDSGWRHDFTRRFQTVETRSIDAGATAARIDFPVEWGDYRLEVFDPATRLTMRYPFRAGWGWGDENRGLDARPDKVKLALDKTAYRAGDKLKVTLTPPHAGKGLVMVESDRMLFVQSVDVKPGTVVEIPVTQDWERHDVYVTALVFRGGSAASKITPARAVGEAFVPMDRRDRRVAVGLAVKKQVRPQQPLQVTLSAPQLAGKTAYATVSAVDVGILNITRFPVPDAGAHFFAQRRLGVDAYDIYGRVIESFDGGIAKLRFGGDMALAALPQARRPTARVQTVDLFSGPVKLDARGTARVSLPVPDFNGTLRVSALVYADAQYGNRDAEVVVRAPIVAEASMPRAMAPGDRGMVSLDITNFTGKAGAFKVKLDGIGPAAIGEASRTLTLGSEAKSTLSFPLTAQEGYGMAQVRVRVDGNGFKVDRKYDLPVRAAWPQVLRSRTQVLGAGEAASMDAGLAEGLLPGSVRARMLVSALPPIPFGAALKGALDYPYGCAEQTTSKGYAALALDAETARRFGVAGLDAGKRRARMEGAFGRLASMQAGNGHFSMWGDDDNVDPLLTPYIAEFLLDARQAGFVVPEAVLQKALQRLSEDLLSGGNEFYGRSHRQYLKFAYQAHAGYVLARVNRAPLGTLRALYDNDRKQALKGLPLVHLGLALSMQGDKVRGGKAIAAGFAFEGDRHDWLGDYGTPLRDLALMIAMTHERGYAAPAFDAKVIEVSRELDARRRASSWFWLSTQEQIALARLGKALLMDVKKEVAGKLASGGTEEAIAKARSFARDVDYATLAKGLRFLPAGEPPFYASLEVAGVPRAAPAPDASVIKVERALFGTDGKPWAPRALKEGEALIVRVAVTADRDMPDALLTDLLPAGLEIENFNLGDAKQWAEVVVDGIGIGERGDSANLRHEEFRDDRYVAALKLDAGSTAKVFYLVRAVTPGNYTVPPPLVEDMYRPDLRGVGRAVPERITVVQP; translated from the coding sequence ATGACGCGTGCACGGACTTTTGCGCCCGGGCGCCTGCTGGGGCTGTTGCTGCTGGCCCTGCTGGCGACGGGGATCGCCGGCTGCAAGCGCGATCCGGGCGGCCAGCTGCCGCCTCCCAGCGGTGAGGCGATCAAGGCCGAGCGCGCGAAGATCACCGGCTTCGCGGTGGCGCGCGCCTGGCCGGACCAGCGACCGGATGGGCTGGCGGTGGCGGTGGAGTTCTCGCGCCCGCTGGTCGGCACCCAGGACTTCGACAAGCTGCTGGTCATCGACGCCAAGGGCGATGGCCAGAGCGGCTGGGCGCTGTCGGACGACGGCAGGACCCTGCGCTTTCCCTATGTCGAAGCCAACAAGCACTACACGCTGCGGATTTCCGCCGCGCTGACCGCCGCCGACGGCAGCAAGCTCGGCAAGGACCTGGAGCTGAAGGTGTTCACCGGCGAACTGGAACCCGCGGTGGGTTTCGCTTCGCAGGGAAGCGTGATCCCGGCGAAGGAATCGCGTGGGCTGCCGGTGGTGTCGGTGAACGTGGACGAGGTCGACGTCGAGTTCCTGCGCGTGCGCGATGACGCGCTGCCGAAGTTCTTCGCCGACTACCAGCGTGGTGGTCGCCGCGGCAGCTGGGAGCTGGACCCGTCCTGGTACGACCCGGACGACGCGGACAGCCGCGCGCCGATCGGCAAGATGGCAGAACCGGTCTATGTCAACCGCTTCGTGCTGGGTGGCGAACGCAACGAGCGCGTGCTGACCTACCTGCCGCTGCAGGACATCGCCGAACTGCAGAAACCCGGCCTGTACTTCGCGGTGATGAAGAAGACGGGCAGCTTCCGGGGCGAGTTCGAGGTTGCCTTCTTCAGCGTCAGCGACATCGGCCTGCACGCACGTGCCTACAAGGATAAGCTGTTCGTGCACACCGCCTCGCTGGCCAGCGGCGACAGCCTTGCCAACATCGAGCTGCGGGTGCTGGACGCGCGCGGCCAGCCGGTGTTCAAGGGCAGTACCGACGGCAACGGCAACGCGCTGCTCGACTACCGGCTGGACGCGGGTCATGTGCTCACCGCGCTGCGCGGCAAGGACATGTCGATGCTGCCGTTCAACCAGCCGGCGCTGGACCTGTCCGAGTTCGCGGTGGCCGGGCGCGAGCAGGCCTGGTTCGACGTGTTCGCCTGGTCGGGCCGCGACCTCTACCGGCCGGGTGAAACCGTGCGCGTCTCCGCGCTGCTGCGCGACTTCGACGGCCGGCCGGTGCAGGCAAAGGGCGGCAAGTCGCAATCCCTGTTCGTCCGCCTGAAGCAGCCGGATGGCAGGACCTTCGTCGAGTCGAAAATCGAGCCCGGTGCGCAGGGCTATTTCCGCTTCGAGAAAGCAATTCCTGCAGAAGCGCCCACCGGCCGCTGGCAGGTGGAGTTCCGCACGGATCCGGCCAGCAAGGAGGCGGTGCAGGGCATGAGCCTGCGCATCGAGGAGTTCCTGCCGGAGCGGATGAAGCTGGACCTGGGCAGCGCGGCGCCGATCCTGCGCCACGGCCGGCCGCTGGCGCTGCATGCCAAGGGTGCCTACCTGTACGGCGCGCCGGCCGCGGGCAACCGCTTCACCGCCAAGCTGACGGTGCGGGTGGACCAGCACCCGCTGGAGAATCTGAAGGGCTGGTTCTTCGGCGATCCCACCGTGGCGCTGCCGAAGGACGCCGTGGACGCCATCGATGCCGAGCTGGATGCGAAAGGCGAGCTGCGCAGGGACATTCCCCTGCCCGAGGAAGTGAAGGGCACCACGCCGGTGCAGGCCATCGTGTCGGGCAGTCTGTTCGAGTCCGGCGGCCGCAGCGTCAACCGCAGCCTCGTGCGCACGCTGTGGCCGGCCGATGCTCTGGTCGGCGTGCGCCCGCTGTTCGACGACGGGGACGGCGCCAATGCCAATGCGAGCGCCGGGTTCGAGCTGATGCGCTACGGCAGCGACGGCCGCCCGCGGCCGGCCGCCGGGCTGAAGGTGTCGCTGGTGCGCGAACTCCGCGACTACCACTGGAGCCACGACGAGGACAGCGGCTGGCGCCACGATTTCACCCGTCGCTTCCAGACCGTGGAGACGCGCAGCATCGACGCCGGCGCCACCGCGGCGCGCATCGACTTTCCGGTGGAGTGGGGCGACTACCGGCTGGAGGTGTTCGATCCGGCGACCAGGCTGACCATGCGCTATCCGTTCCGCGCCGGCTGGGGCTGGGGCGACGAGAACCGCGGACTGGACGCGCGCCCCGACAAGGTCAAGCTGGCGCTGGACAAGACCGCCTATCGCGCCGGCGACAAGCTGAAGGTCACCCTGACGCCGCCGCATGCCGGCAAGGGCTTGGTGATGGTGGAAAGCGACCGCATGCTGTTCGTGCAGTCGGTGGACGTGAAGCCGGGCACCGTGGTGGAAATCCCGGTGACGCAGGACTGGGAGCGCCACGACGTGTACGTGACCGCGCTGGTGTTCCGTGGCGGCAGCGCGGCCAGCAAGATCACCCCCGCGCGGGCGGTGGGCGAGGCGTTCGTGCCGATGGATCGGCGTGACCGCCGCGTCGCCGTGGGCCTGGCGGTGAAGAAACAGGTGCGCCCGCAGCAGCCGCTGCAGGTCACGCTGAGCGCGCCGCAGCTGGCCGGCAAGACGGCCTATGCCACGGTGTCGGCAGTGGATGTCGGCATCCTCAACATCACCCGCTTCCCGGTGCCGGATGCCGGCGCGCACTTCTTCGCCCAGCGCCGCCTGGGCGTGGACGCGTACGACATCTATGGCCGGGTCATCGAGAGTTTCGACGGTGGTATCGCCAAGCTGCGCTTCGGTGGCGACATGGCGCTGGCCGCGCTGCCGCAGGCGCGGCGGCCGACCGCGCGGGTGCAGACGGTGGACCTGTTCTCCGGGCCGGTGAAGCTGGACGCCAGGGGCACCGCGCGCGTGTCGCTGCCGGTGCCGGATTTCAACGGCACCCTGCGGGTGTCGGCGCTGGTCTATGCCGATGCGCAGTACGGCAATCGTGATGCCGAAGTGGTGGTGCGCGCGCCGATCGTGGCCGAGGCCAGCATGCCGCGGGCGATGGCGCCGGGTGATCGCGGCATGGTCAGCCTGGACATCACCAACTTCACCGGCAAGGCCGGCGCGTTCAAGGTGAAGCTGGACGGGATCGGGCCTGCCGCGATCGGTGAGGCCAGTCGCACGCTCACGCTGGGCAGCGAGGCCAAGTCTACGCTGAGTTTCCCGCTCACCGCGCAGGAAGGCTACGGCATGGCGCAGGTGCGGGTGCGGGTGGACGGCAACGGCTTCAAGGTGGACCGCAAGTACGACCTGCCGGTGCGTGCAGCGTGGCCGCAGGTGCTGCGCTCGCGCACGCAGGTGCTGGGCGCGGGCGAAGCGGCGTCGATGGATGCCGGCCTTGCCGAGGGGCTGCTGCCGGGTTCGGTGCGTGCGCGCATGCTGGTCAGCGCGCTGCCGCCGATCCCGTTCGGCGCCGCGCTGAAGGGCGCGCTGGACTATCCCTATGGCTGTGCCGAGCAGACCACCAGCAAGGGTTACGCGGCGCTGGCGCTGGATGCGGAAACCGCCCGGCGCTTCGGCGTGGCCGGGCTGGACGCCGGCAAGCGGCGCGCGCGGATGGAGGGCGCGTTCGGCCGGCTGGCGTCGATGCAGGCGGGCAACGGCCATTTCTCGATGTGGGGTGATGATGACAACGTCGATCCGCTGCTGACGCCGTACATCGCCGAGTTCCTGCTGGACGCGCGCCAGGCCGGCTTCGTGGTGCCCGAGGCGGTGCTGCAGAAGGCGCTGCAGCGGCTCAGCGAGGACCTGCTGTCCGGTGGCAACGAGTTCTACGGGCGCAGCCACCGGCAGTACCTCAAGTTCGCCTACCAGGCGCATGCCGGCTATGTGCTGGCGCGGGTCAACCGCGCGCCGCTGGGAACGCTGCGGGCGCTGTACGACAACGACCGCAAGCAGGCGCTGAAGGGGCTGCCGCTGGTGCACCTCGGGCTGGCGCTGTCGATGCAGGGCGACAAGGTGCGCGGCGGCAAGGCGATTGCCGCCGGTTTCGCCTTCGAGGGCGACCGCCACGACTGGCTGGGTGACTACGGCACGCCGCTGCGCGACTTGGCGCTGATGATCGCGATGACCCACGAGCGCGGTTACGCCGCCCCGGCCTTTGACGCCAAGGTGATCGAGGTTAGCCGCGAACTGGACGCGCGCCGCCGCGCATCGTCGTGGTTCTGGCTGAGCACGCAGGAACAGATCGCGCTGGCGCGGCTGGGCAAGGCGCTGCTGATGGACGTGAAGAAGGAAGTGGCCGGCAAGCTGGCCAGCGGCGGCACCGAGGAAGCCATCGCCAAGGCGCGCAGCTTTGCCCGCGACGTCGATTACGCCACCCTGGCCAAGGGCCTGCGCTTCCTGCCGGCCGGCGAGCCGCCGTTCTACGCCAGCCTCGAGGTGGCCGGCGTGCCGCGCGCCGCGCCTGCGCCGGATGCCAGCGTGATCAAGGTCGAGCGGGCGCTGTTCGGCACCGACGGCAAGCCGTGGGCGCCGCGAGCGTTGAAGGAAGGCGAGGCGCTGATCGTGCGGGTTGCCGTCACCGCCGACCGCGACATGCCCGACGCGCTGCTGACCGACCTGCTGCCGGCGGGGCTGGAGATCGAGAACTTCAACCTGGGTGACGCCAAGCAATGGGCCGAGGTGGTGGTGGACGGCATCGGCATCGGCGAGCGTGGGGACAGCGCCAACCTGCGCCACGAGGAGTTCCGCGACGACCGTTACGTGGCGGCGCTCAAGCTGGACGCGGGCAGCACCGCCAAGGTGTTCTACCTCGTGCGCGCGGTCACCCCCGGCAACTACACAGTGCCGCCGCCGCTGGTGGAGGACATGTACCGTCCGGACCTGCGCGGCGTGGGCAGAGCCGTGCCGGAGCGGATCACGGTGGTGCAGCCGTGA